ataataattattttccaCTGAATTTGACGAACAAATACATTATACTTGCTCATTGGTTATTTTAACATCGCTTTGTGTACAGAAACATTTTCAAGTCTAAGTTGCTGAATAATTAGCCTGAGACTAGctgcactgcacattttagagcaCAGTTCTCCACTAGATGCCGTAACACCACAAAGGGCTGGTTATGGCTTTAAAAAACACCAATGCATCTATTGGATGAGTGAGCGCTGAGCTCTGTACCAATCGTGCTTCAGACCGCACAAAGGGATCTACTCCCTCCCCCAGCCAGAGGAGGAGTACAATGATGAGAGCTGTAGAGCGAGAGGAAACATGAACGCTTTATGAGGCTGATCACCACAATAAGGATGCGTTGAGTAGATgtaattatttgaaaatggagAATGACATTCTGATTTTCTATGGatataatataaagatttgTTGATGGGAATATCAAGCGCAACAGAGAAATGAGGCACAGGAGGATCAGAGAATGGAAATGGGCAGCGCTTTGGCTGTTCGCTTTCTCTCTATTGTGGAATACAGTTGGAGCTCAGATTCGCTACACAATACCTGAAGAGTTAAAGGAAGGATCTATCGTTGGGAATATCGCGAAGGATCTTGGGTTTGACATCTCAGATATCGCCGAGCGTAAGTTGCGGTTAGCATCTGAATCAAATAAACAGTATTTCAGTGTGGATTCAGGGAAGGGTGATCTGGTAGTTAATGGCAGAATAGACAGAGAGACGCTCTGTGGACAAAGCGCCAGTTGTCTGATGCCACTGCAGATCGTTATTGAGAATCCATTACAGTTACATAAAGTTGAAATAGAAATACAAGATATAAACGATAATGCACCAAACTTTCATACAAAAGATgccacattaaaaatatatgaactGACCGCTCCAGGCGCACGATTTACCCTTGAAAGTGCCGAGGACCTCGATGTTGGCAGCAATAGCTTAAAGACTTATTCACTGAGCAATAACAATTATTTCCGTATTAATGTTAAAACTTTGAAAGATGGGAGAATAGTACCTGAACTTGTGGTTGAAAAACCTTTAGATAGAGAGAAACAGTCTATACACAAGCTAATATTAACAGCTCTGGATGGCGGTAATCCAGTAAAATCTGGCACATCTTTATTGCAAATAATAGTTCAGGATATAAATGACAACGAACCAACATTTGAAGTTACTGCATACAAAGCATCTGTTCTAGAAAGCGCCATTGATGGTTCAAGTGTGATCGAAATAAAAGCCACTGATTTGGATGAAGGTCCTAATGGTGAAATACAGTATTCATTCGGTGCGCACACGCCTGAACttgtaagaaatgtttttagTGTGAACGCTGAAACCGGCGAAATAACAGTAACTGGAAAACTAGATTACGAGACTAAAAAAACGTATACGTTTGATGTCTGCGCTAAAGACAAAGGAAATCCAGAGCTCGAGGGACAGTCATCGGTTCAGATAGATATCATAGATGAGAATGACAATCCTCCAGAGATTATACTGACATCTTTACCGAGCCCTGTTCCTGAAAATGCAACGGTGGGAACTGTGGTGGCTCTGATTACCGTCAAAGATTTGGACTCCGGTAATAATGGCAAAGTTGAACTAATTGTCTCTCCGGATGTTCCTTTTAAAGTTAAACCTTCTTTCGATAATCACTATTCGTTGATAACTGACTCATTATTAGATCGTGAGGTTCATTCTGAATATAATGTAGAAATACACGCCATGGACTCCGGTGTACCACCCTTAAAAACTGTGAAGacattaaatgttaaagtaaTTGACGTAAATGACAACCCCCCAGTATTCTCACAATCCTCATATAATGTTTACATAAACGAAAATAATCTGGCAGGTGTTTCATTGTTTTCTGTGTCTGCGAATGATATTGACCGAGACAAGAACGCTCTACTCACTTATTCAGTTCTGGATTTAAGTTCAAATCATGTTCCAGCATCgtcttatttttatatcaactcTGAGAACGGAACTATTTACAGCATGAGCTCATTTGATTATGAGAAACTGAAACTAATCAGCATTGTAGTTCAGGCTAAAGATCATGGCTCTCCATCTCTGAGCAGTAACGCCACTGTTCATGTGTTTATTCTGGACCGGAACGATAATACACCTGCTGTCATTTACCCGTCCACATCCATGGGGTCTGTCTCTCATCAGAGGATGCCCCGTTCTGCTAAAGCAGGACATCTCGTTACTAAGGTAACAGCAGTGGACGCGGACTCGGGTCATAACGCCTGGCTCTTCTACAGGCTCGCGGAGGCCACGGACGCGTCACTGTTAAGTGTGAATTTACATACGGGAGAGGT
The DNA window shown above is from Ctenopharyngodon idella isolate HZGC_01 chromosome 10, HZGC01, whole genome shotgun sequence and carries:
- the LOC127521232 gene encoding protocadherin gamma-C5-like isoform X31, yielding MRHRRIREWKWAALWLFAFSLLWNTVGAQIRYTIPEELKEGSIVGNIAKDLGFDISDIAERKLRLASESNKQYFSVDSGKGDLVVNGRIDRETLCGQSASCLMPLQIVIENPLQLHKVEIEIQDINDNAPNFHTKDATLKIYELTAPGARFTLESAEDLDVGSNSLKTYSLSNNNYFRINVKTLKDGRIVPELVVEKPLDREKQSIHKLILTALDGGNPVKSGTSLLQIIVQDINDNEPTFEVTAYKASVLESAIDGSSVIEIKATDLDEGPNGEIQYSFGAHTPELVRNVFSVNAETGEITVTGKLDYETKKTYTFDVCAKDKGNPELEGQSSVQIDIIDENDNPPEIILTSLPSPVPENATVGTVVALITVKDLDSGNNGKVELIVSPDVPFKVKPSFDNHYSLITDSLLDREVHSEYNVEIHAMDSGVPPLKTVKTLNVKVIDVNDNPPVFSQSSYNVYINENNLAGVSLFSVSANDIDRDKNALLTYSVLDLSSNHVPASSYFYINSENGTIYSMSSFDYEKLKLISIVVQAKDHGSPSLSSNATVHVFILDRNDNTPAVIYPSTSMGSVSHQRMPRSAKAGHLVTKVTAVDADSGHNAWLFYRLAEATDASLLSVNLHTGEVRTKRAVSEQDDSSQRLMIEIKDNGEPIQSTTVTVDILIEDGFHEPISDYREKTIEPNKKNGKITLYLIISLASVSLLCLMTFFILLVKCARGSRGGSSCCIRRTDSGYKNPNRNLQIQLNTDGPIKYVEVLGGDMMSQSQSFGSYLSPMSEFSDLTLVKPSSTTNFTDTLNVLDASLPDSAWTFESQQQKPPNSDWRFPPNQRPGPSGTHRFHTLQQRWTPYEKSRAGVRPDEAGAGAGVIAGTGPWPNPPTEAEQLQALMAAANEVSEATATLGPRYNPQYGPDYRQNVYIPGSTATLTANPQQQVPQQALPPPQALPPAEVPKAAQTPASKKKPTKKDKK